The following coding sequences lie in one Nerophis lumbriciformis linkage group LG02, RoL_Nlum_v2.1, whole genome shotgun sequence genomic window:
- the csgalnact2 gene encoding chondroitin sulfate N-acetylgalactosaminyltransferase 2, producing MPRRGLLFQGRVRWFFLGLFLLLLLLLFAFLLDCNAPADDSLVMPGLAGETYGKEHYQIMLQEQEERHLSRAASLKRQIAQLKQELQEMSEKLKLLEYRKELPGVQGLSQNNDQEPGDLLDFLHSQIEKAEVHTGAHLPNEYALVPFESFTSSKIYQLEMGLTRHPEVKPARKDRKDELAEVIEAALDLINNPDEEDGVEDDIPMQKQTYKESDFKEGIHRTERDKGSLYELFFSKVESSTFRHVTLFRPFGPLMKVRSTSVETSGMMINIILPLAGRMKTFSQFLLNFRKVCIQQDRQVHLTVVYFGQTDLKEVKLSLETLSSEDGFHKYTLIPVNEEFSRGRGLDIGAHAWDKGEVLMFFCDVDVQFTLDFLNMCRLHTAPNKKVFYPVVFSLYNPAIVHGNLELAPPIEQQMVHKKDYGFWRDFGFGMMCHYRSDFLNIGGFDLEVKGWGGEDVHLYRKYLRSDLIVIRTPVSGLFHLWHEKNCADELTPEQYRMCIQSKAMNEASHSHMGMLVFREEIEAHLRKQAFKSQNKAQV from the exons ATGCCCAGACGGGGGTTGCTGTTCCAGGGCCGGGTCCGCTGGTTCTTCCTGGGCCTCTTCctgctcctgctgctgctgctcttcGCCTTCCTGCTGGACTGCAACGCTCCGGCCGACGACAGCCTTGTCATGCCGGGCCTAGCTGGGGAGACTTACGGGAAGGAGCACTATCAGATCATGCTGCAGGAGCAGGAGGAGCGCCACCTAAGCCGCGCCGCCAGTCTGAAGCGGCAGATTGCGCAGCTCAAGCAGGAACTGCAGGAAATGAGCGAGAAGCTGAAGCTCCTGGAGTACAGGAAGGAGCTCCCCGGGGTGCAGGGATTATCTCAGAACAACGACCAAGAGCCAGGAGATCTACTGGATTTCCTGCACTCTCAAATTGAGAAGGCCGAGGTCCACACAGGCGCTCACCTGCCCAACGAGTACGCTCTGGTGCCTTTTGAGAGCTTCACCTCTTCCAAGATTTATCAGCTGGAGATGGGACTGACGCGGCACCCGGAGGTGAAACCTGCTCGCAAAGATCGTAAAGACGAACTTGCTGAGGTTATCGAGGCTGCGCTGGATTTGATCAACAACCCCGATGAGGAGGACGGCGTGGAGGATGACATCCCAATGCAGAAGCAAACTTACAAAGAGAGTGACTTTAAAGAAG GCATTCACAGGACCGAGCGAGACAAAGGCTCCCTTTATGAGCTCTTCTTCTCCAAAGTGGAATCCAGCACCTTCCGCCATGTGACGCTCTTCAGGCCTTTTGGACCGCTGATGAAAGTCAGGAGCACATCTGTAGAAACATCCGGAATGATGATCAACATCATCTTGCCACTGGCGGGCAGAATGAAAACCTTCTCACAGTTCTTACTAAACTTCAG GAAGGTGTGCATACAGCAGGACAGGCAGGTTCATCTCACAGTTGTCTATTTTGGCCAAACAGACCTCAAGGAGGTGAAGTTGTCTTTGGAGACATTGTCAAG TGAGGACGGTTTCCACAAATACACTCTAATCCCAGTCAACGAGGAGTTTTCCCGAGGTCGGGGGCTGGATATTGGAGCCCACGCCTGGGACAAAGGCGAAGTTCTGATGTTTTTCTGCGACGTTGACGTCCAGTTCACGCTGGATTTCCTCAATATGTGTCGTCTCCATACTGCTCCAA ATAAAAAAGTCTTTTATCCGGTGGTGTTCAGTCTGTACAATCCTGCCATAGTTCATGGAAATTTGGAGCTGGCTCCACCTATTGAACAACAGATG GTTCACAAAAAGGATTATGGTTTTTGGAGAGATTTTGGCTTTGGAATGATGTGTCACTATCGCTCAGATTTCCTCAATATTG GCGGCTTTGACCTGGAAGTGAAAGGCTGGGGTGGGGAAGATGTCCACTTGTACAGGAAGTATCTTCGGAGCGACCTGATAGTGATCCGGACGCCAGTGTCGGGTCTATTCCACCTGTGGCACGAGAAGAACTGTGCGGACGAGCTGACTCCCGAGCAGTACCGCATGTGCATCCAGTCCAAAGCCATGAACGAGGCCTCTCACTCACACATGGGGATGCTGGTGTTCCGTGAGGAGATCGAAGCTCACCTCCGCAAGCAGGCCTTTAAGTCTCAGAACAAAGCCCAAGTGTGA